A portion of the Streptococcus sp. Marseille-Q6470 genome contains these proteins:
- a CDS encoding DUF402 domain-containing protein, protein MKLPKEGDFITIQSYKHDGSLHRTWRDTMVLKTTENAIIGVNDHTLVTESDGRRWVTREPAIVYFHKKYWFNIIAMIRDNGISYYCNMASPYYLDEEALKYIDYDLDVKVFTDGEKRLLDVEEYERHKRKMNYPDDLDYILKEHVKILVDWINNERGPFSEAYVNIWYKRYVELKNR, encoded by the coding sequence ATGAAACTTCCAAAAGAAGGCGACTTTATTACAATTCAAAGTTATAAGCATGATGGGAGTCTTCACCGCACTTGGCGAGACACCATGGTACTAAAAACAACAGAGAACGCTATTATCGGCGTCAATGACCATACACTCGTTACCGAGAGTGATGGTCGTCGTTGGGTGACTAGAGAACCGGCTATTGTTTACTTTCACAAGAAATATTGGTTTAATATTATCGCTATGATTCGTGATAATGGTATTTCCTACTACTGCAATATGGCAAGTCCTTACTATCTAGACGAAGAAGCTTTAAAATACATTGACTATGATTTGGATGTTAAAGTTTTTACAGATGGTGAGAAACGCCTCTTGGACGTTGAAGAGTATGAACGTCACAAGCGCAAGATGAATTATCCTGATGATTTAGACTATATTTTGAAAGAGCATGTTAAGATTCTTGTTGATTGGATTAACAATGAACGAGGCCCCTTCTCAGAAGCCTATGTCAACATTTGGTACAAACGCTACGTAGAACTAAAGAATCGGTAA
- the rlmD gene encoding 23S rRNA (uracil(1939)-C(5))-methyltransferase RlmD, protein MNLKVKQKIPLKIKRMGINGEGIGFYQKTLVFVPGALKGEDIYCQVTSVKRNYVEAKLLEVNKKSKFRVVPDCTIYNECGGCQIMHLHYDKQLEFKTDLLHQALKKFAPAGYENFEIRPTIGMQKPKYYRAKLQFQTRKFKGQVKAGLYAQNSHYLVELKDCLVQDKETQTIANRIAELLTYHQIPITDERKILGVRTIMVRRARKTGQVQIIIVTNRQLNLTQFVKDLVKDYPEVVTVAVNTNTAKTSEIYGDKTEIIWGQDSIREGVLDYEFSLSPRAFYQLNPEQTEILYSEAVKALDVNENDHLIDAYCGVGTIGFAFAKKVKSLRGMDIIPEAIEDAKENAKRMGYTNTHYEAGTAEEIIPRWYKEGYRADALIVDPPRTGLDDKLLDTIVKYAPEKMVYVSCNVSTLARDLVRLVEVYDLHYIQSVDMFPHTARTEAVVKLTRRKPASK, encoded by the coding sequence ATGAATTTAAAAGTCAAACAAAAAATTCCATTAAAAATTAAGCGTATGGGGATTAACGGGGAAGGTATCGGATTTTACCAGAAAACCCTTGTTTTTGTTCCAGGCGCCCTCAAGGGTGAAGATATCTATTGTCAGGTGACTTCCGTTAAGCGTAACTACGTTGAGGCTAAACTGCTTGAGGTCAATAAAAAATCTAAGTTTCGAGTGGTTCCAGACTGTACTATTTATAATGAGTGTGGTGGCTGTCAGATCATGCACCTACATTATGACAAGCAGCTAGAGTTCAAGACAGATCTTCTCCATCAAGCTCTAAAGAAATTTGCCCCTGCTGGCTATGAAAACTTTGAGATTAGACCAACTATTGGCATGCAGAAACCAAAGTATTATCGGGCTAAACTACAATTTCAAACTCGAAAGTTCAAAGGGCAAGTTAAGGCAGGTTTATATGCTCAAAATTCGCATTATCTAGTTGAATTAAAAGACTGCCTGGTTCAAGACAAGGAGACGCAAACTATTGCCAATCGCATAGCAGAGCTCTTGACCTACCATCAAATTCCGATTACGGATGAACGGAAAATTCTTGGAGTTCGAACTATCATGGTTCGTCGAGCACGAAAAACTGGTCAAGTCCAGATTATTATTGTGACCAATCGTCAATTGAATCTGACTCAATTTGTGAAAGACCTAGTCAAGGATTATCCTGAAGTGGTAACTGTGGCTGTTAATACCAATACTGCCAAAACTAGTGAGATTTATGGGGACAAGACAGAGATTATTTGGGGACAGGATAGTATTCGTGAGGGTGTATTAGACTATGAATTTTCTCTTTCACCTCGAGCTTTTTACCAGCTCAATCCTGAACAGACTGAAATCCTCTATAGTGAAGCCGTTAAGGCCTTGGACGTAAATGAGAATGACCATCTGATTGATGCCTATTGTGGTGTTGGTACTATTGGCTTTGCCTTTGCCAAAAAAGTTAAAAGTCTGAGAGGGATGGATATTATTCCGGAAGCCATTGAGGATGCTAAAGAAAATGCTAAGCGTATGGGTTATACCAATACTCACTATGAGGCTGGAACTGCTGAAGAAATAATTCCTCGTTGGTACAAGGAAGGCTATCGTGCCGATGCCTTGATTGTGGACCCGCCGCGTACTGGTTTAGACGACAAGCTCTTGGATACCATTGTTAAATACGCTCCTGAAAAGATGGTCTATGTTTCCTGCAATGTATCTACATTGGCGCGTGATTTAGTCCGTTTGGTAGAGGTCTATGACCTACACTATATCCAATCAGTTGATATGTTTCCGCATACGGCTAGGACAGAAGCAGTGGTTAAATTAACCCGGAGAAAACCAGCTTCTAAATAG
- the recX gene encoding recombination regulator RecX yields MKITKLEKKKRLYLLELDSDQTCYITEDTIVRFLLTKDKEISPEEFTEIQTFAQFSYEKNLALYHLSFKARTEKEVRDYLIKHEIDEKIIPQVIQSLKDDNWINDRQYAYAIINSNQLSSDKGSYMLIQKISQKGVAKSIIQEVLQEFDLTEVAERTTEKLLKKYQGKLPARALQDKIIQNLTNKGFSYSEAKTAFDQLDIQIEEETVQELIFKELDKQYRKYSRKYEGYELKQRLTQVLARKGYDFSDITSALREYL; encoded by the coding sequence ATGAAAATCACAAAACTAGAAAAGAAAAAACGACTTTATCTGCTAGAACTTGATAGCGACCAAACCTGCTACATTACAGAGGATACCATTGTTCGCTTTCTGTTGACCAAGGATAAGGAAATTAGTCCCGAAGAGTTTACAGAGATTCAGACCTTCGCACAATTTTCCTACGAAAAAAACCTAGCCCTCTACCACTTATCTTTCAAGGCGCGTACCGAAAAGGAAGTCCGAGATTATCTAATCAAACATGAAATTGATGAAAAAATCATCCCCCAAGTCATCCAGTCTCTAAAGGATGATAACTGGATCAATGACCGTCAGTATGCCTATGCTATTATCAACTCCAATCAGCTATCTAGTGACAAGGGAAGCTATATGTTGATACAGAAAATCTCTCAAAAGGGTGTTGCCAAATCCATTATCCAAGAAGTCTTACAAGAATTTGATCTGACAGAAGTCGCTGAGCGTACGACTGAAAAACTATTGAAAAAATACCAGGGAAAATTACCTGCTCGCGCTCTACAAGATAAGATAATCCAAAATCTTACCAACAAAGGGTTTTCCTACTCGGAAGCTAAAACAGCCTTTGACCAACTGGATATCCAGATAGAAGAGGAAACCGTTCAGGAACTAATTTTTAAAGAGTTGGATAAGCAATATCGGAAATATTCACGAAAGTATGAAGGTTACGAACTCAAACAGCGTTTGACCCAAGTTTTAGCACGAAAAGGTTATGATTTTTCGGATATAACCAGCGCTCTCAGAGAATATCTTTAA
- a CDS encoding epoxyqueuosine reductase QueH, giving the protein MIDVEEILSKMNPNQKINYDRVMQKMVQVWEKNEERPTILMHVCCAPCSTYTLEYLTKYADVTIYFANSNIHPKAEYHKRAYVTKKFVSEFNERTCNNVQYLEAPYEPNEYRKLVRGLEEEPEGGDRCKVCFDYRLDKTAQVAMDLGFDYFGSALTISPHKNSQTINSIGIDVQKIYTTHYLPSDFKKNQGYKRSVEMCEEYDIYRQCYCGCVYAAQAQNIDLVQVKKDATAFMVDKDIEKDYSHIKFTVTKLDI; this is encoded by the coding sequence ATGATTGATGTAGAAGAAATTCTAAGTAAGATGAATCCCAATCAAAAGATTAACTATGACCGTGTCATGCAAAAGATGGTTCAAGTTTGGGAAAAAAATGAAGAGAGACCAACTATTCTCATGCACGTCTGTTGTGCTCCCTGCAGTACTTACACACTAGAGTACTTGACCAAGTATGCGGATGTGACCATTTATTTTGCTAATTCCAATATCCATCCCAAAGCTGAGTATCACAAGCGTGCCTATGTAACCAAAAAGTTTGTCAGTGAATTTAATGAGCGAACTTGCAACAATGTCCAATACCTAGAAGCACCATATGAACCCAATGAATACCGTAAACTAGTTCGAGGTTTGGAAGAAGAACCTGAAGGCGGCGATCGTTGCAAGGTTTGTTTTGACTATCGTTTGGATAAGACAGCACAGGTGGCTATGGACTTAGGCTTTGACTACTTTGGTTCGGCTCTAACCATCAGTCCTCACAAAAATTCACAAACCATCAATAGTATCGGGATCGATGTGCAGAAAATTTACACCACTCATTATCTTCCGAGTGATTTTAAGAAAAATCAAGGCTACAAACGCTCTGTAGAAATGTGTGAAGAGTACGACATTTATCGCCAATGTTACTGTGGTTGTGTCTATGCAGCTCAAGCCCAGAATATCGACTTGGTGCAGGTCAAGAAGGATGCAACAGCCTTTATGGTAGATAAGGATATCGAGAAAGATTATTCCCATATCAAGTTCACCGTTACGAAGTTAGATATTTAA